The proteins below come from a single Microtus ochrogaster isolate Prairie Vole_2 chromosome 22, MicOch1.0, whole genome shotgun sequence genomic window:
- the LOC101996614 gene encoding mas-related G-protein coupled receptor member B2-like — translation MCSCPFILCSRSISGDFIIKDSNISTWETTITAQNGSIYTDSSQCEILSQAMIYLSLVFTLVGMPGNAIVLWILGFNMRRNAFSVYILNLAMADFLFLSFKFVHYLLYIINISSIFIKIPIFLFVVQTLSYISGLSFLSAISVERCLSVLWPIWYRCRRPRHTSAVTCALLWAISLLLSLLHGEACFLLFNNNLFLSCETLNYISDYWSIVLFVVLCGSSLILLVRIVCGTQRIPVTRLFMIIMLTVLFFLIFGLPFGIYFLLQKWFGNLNDGNMCHLFVTVFLYCVNSSANPIIYFFIGSIRHQTFQRKSLKLFLQRAMQDTPEEEGGERACSRKAEELETL, via the coding sequence ATGTGTTCATGTCCTTTTATTCTTTGTTCCAGGAGCATTAGCGGAGATTTCATAATCAAGGATTCCAACATCTCAACCTGGGAGACTACCATCACAGCACAAAATGGAAGCATCTACACTGATTCTTCACAATGTGAAATCTTGTCGCAAGCCATGATTTACCTTTCCCTCGTCTTTACCCTAGTTGGGATGCCAGGAAATGCCATTGTGTTGTGGATTCTGGGCTTCAACATGCGCAGAAATGCCTTCTCTGTGTACATCCTCAACCTGGCTATGGCTGACTTTCTCTTCCTGAGTTTTAAATTTGTACATTACCTTTTATATATCATTAACATCTCCTCCATTTTTATCAAGATccctatatttctttttgttgtgcaAACACTTTCCTATATTTCTGGTCTGAGTTTCCTCAGTGCCATTAGTGTTGAGCGCTGCCTGTCTGTTTTGTGGCCCATCTGGTATCGCTGCCGACGCCCAAGGCACACATCAGCTGTCACATGTGCCTTGCTTTGGGCTATATCCCTGCTCTTGAGTCTCCTGCATGGAGAGGCATGTTTCTTACTTTTTAATAACAATCTATTTTTGTCATGTGAGACATTAAATTATATCTCAGATTATTGGTCAATTGTTTTATTTGTGGTTCTCTGTGGGTCCAGCCTCATCCTGCTGGTGAGGATCGTCTGTGGCACACAGAGGATCCCTGTTACCAGGCTGTTTATGATCATTATGCTCACAGTGCTGTTCTTCCTGATCTTTGGTCTCCCCTTCGGGATCTACTTTCTCCTCCAAAAATGGTTTGGAAATCTGAATGATGGTAATATGTGTCATCTTTTTGTGACAGTATTTCTATACTGTGTTAACAGCTCTGCCAACCCCATCATTTACTTCTTCATTGGCTCCATCAGGCACCAAACGTTCCAGCGGAAGTCTCTGAAGCTGTTTCTTCAGAGAGCCATGCAGGACACTCCtgaagaggaaggtggagagagggcCTGTTCAAGAAAGGCTGAAGAACTTGAAACACTGTAG